gactcaagtgatccgtttttcttcgaatgtggcacttaagtgtacatttcgtaagttatgacacttaagtatccctttaaccaaagttatggcatttgaagcattcttttgccCTTTCTTACGGTAGTTGGCTAATaggattttattaaaatttcatgtaaaagtTCATagctaaattgataaaatcaaaaaaaaaaatgtatgattGAATTAGAATCTATAGAATAATATTAGAATTTATCGGATAATTATCCCAAAGATTTGACAATGGCAATTGGACACGCTATTATCTAGTCTCTTGCGTATCAAGAACCTTTCCCTTACCCGGAGAGAACTCGAATTATGGAGAGCTACCCGCTGCGGTCGTTTCCTTGATTGTAAGTTTATATAAAAGGGTCTAcacatgctaaatggttccaggTTGGACTCCCGAACCATCATGAAGAAGTGCAAAGTGTACCAAATAGCAACGTCGACGGCGACAAAATTTTGGGACTTTAAACACGTACTTTGCGCCGGAAAAAACGGACGAGATTTCTTCGTTCTTCTAGGAACTACTGATGCACGAGAAGGTCCTTGTCCTTCACGTTTGTAGACTTCGAAATGTCAGACATAGGATTTACACGAGGCCAGTTTTCTCGCGCACGCCACAAACATGCCCGATTGGAGAGGGCATGGATGGTTTTCGAGCAGGATTATGAGAACGTGAACTTTGAGGAGCGGCACATGCTGCATAAATGTATGAGAATTATTGGGTAACCGTTcgagaatatcaattttttttaatagcatCCTTCGCTCCGTcgcttatcctaaattaataatAGAGCTATTTAGATCATGCGGATTAAAGGCTGCACATCAAATTTAACCGCGAGACTTTTAAATTAGTGAAAGATCTTTAACCGTTTTGACCGTTAAAACTATAAACTGTTGTAACTAAAAAGAATTGCAATAgcaaaaaaatatcaaacacATTATAAAACTCATCAGGGTCCATCATCATAGTTAAAGCTACTTCAAATATACAATTATTGTTTTGGATGaataaattggaattaattAAGATATAACCGCACTCTATGTTTTCACAAGAATCACTTTTTATTCCAAGCTTTATCTTACAATCCAAGCTTTTTGTAAGATCTAACCGATTACATTCAACAcatgtggataaaaaattatatattaatttgtaGAAATTCTAGAATGACAATAAATTTCCGAGTTTTTTAGCACTGTGTATGAGCTTGATCAAGGACAGAATTTCAAAGATGAAAATCAATCGGTGAAATTTACCGAAGCATAAGATAACCTCTGCCTCGAGCGGGACGAAGGCAGAAGAAGACGGGGGTGCCTCCAAAGCATCCATGAGTCGCAAGCCATTTTCGGTCGGTCAGGGCCCACGTGGGCCCGCCCTGCCATTTGGGGGGCGACCGTGGGCTCGCCACGTGACGTTCCGCTAGAGGACTGACGAGGCGGGCGTCACGTGAACACCCCGCCACGGTGGCACAGGCCACAGCGAGGCACGAAACAGTTCCGGAGGTTGCTTATAGAATCTCCTCTAATCCCCTCTCCGCCAATCATGTCCCGCGTCCCACGTGGGAGCCCGGGCCCCCACCCCCCGGGGGCGCTCTGACGTCATCGTCTCTTTTTCTCCGCTTTAAAACATAGCTCTATTCTCGCCATTTTATctcccttctttccttttcctcttttgaccTTACCCATGTAGCTACCAAAACATTACAATAAGCATCGCACACGCACTGCCGTACATGTTAATAATATTTCGGACCATCATTTGGGTTTCTTGATCTAGcccctccctcttctctctttcctgtTTCGGTCGTCCTTTCTGATCGTCTCCCTTTCCTCCTCCTGCACATTCTCCGCCCCCTGATACTTTTCCCGGAAAATCTGATCAGACCTCTTCTCTGCCGTGCCTGTGTCGATCTCTGTTCAGTTTCTAGAAAGGCGAAAGAGTTAGCCGTCGTCATGGGggactcttcttcttcatacaTCCGAATGGTATATCTGTCGTCAGTCGAAGTCGCTGTTTAAACCGCAATCTCGGCTACTGATCTGATCTGATGCGTGTACATATGTTCTTGTGCGTGTGCGCAGGTGCACCACCTGATAGAGGAGTGCATACTCTTCAAAATGAGCAAAGAAGAGTGCATGGAGGCTCTCTCCAAACATGCAAACATCGAGCCCGTCATCACTTCCACAGGTCGCCCTCCGCTCGCCTTTTATCATCTTCTCTGTCAATCAAtcagttctctctccctcttcttttctttatcgtGCTCGGCCGTCTGGAACGTGTGCAAAAAGACTAGAAACGTGATCCTAGACTGCTTCAGACCATGGTGATGAAATTAGTCAAAGATATTCAATTCTGGGTTCCCCACAAAGATCTGAGAGTTTCACGAAAAGCTGCAGAAACCTCGATCCGGCGCTGTTTATCGTCCTTATCTTATGGGTTTATTGATCATAATAGTCTGCTATTTTCAATGGGATGTTTCTGCAtgcttcctcctcctcgtcgccaTCCATCCGTGCTTTGTAATCTGATGCACCGAACAGCTGACGAAAAGCCGAGGTTGGGTTTTGCAGTGTGGAAGGAGCTGGAGAAAGAGAACAAGGAGTTCTTCGAGGCCTACGCGAGGAGCATGAGGGAGGAGGAGCGGGGCTCGCGAGCGGAGACGAGACAGAGGATCCAGAAGATGCTCTCCGATGCCTCCAAACTACACGACACCCAACATCGCTAAGCTTCGCTTTTCAGCTCCCCTCCCCCGACAGCGATCTTTCATTGCCGTCGTCATGCGCCGTTGCAGCAGCTCTTCTTGCAACTTAATAAGTAAAGCGTATATGCCACCTAGTCAAGCGAGTCGCGTTTTCTGGTTACATATATGTAAATATTAGTCCACAAATTTCGATCTAGTACTATAATGGAACGTCATTTCAGCGATATTTACCAGTTAGATCTATATTGATATCTCGTTTTAACTTATTAAGGAAATAATGTTCAATCCATTGAATCTGTAATTGAACTTCCAGTatctttttttaacttaaaaagGAGATGATGTTCAATCCACTCGTCTGCGTGCTTGACTTTTCTAACGCAGAATGAATATTTAAGACCAATAATCTTTTGAGAAAAGTGCAAATTCTAGTGTTCGTGTCATGCAACTTGCGATGGGGGAGTGACTTGGGGAAAAGGTTGAAGGTAGGGTCCGAGGAAACTACAAAGGGCGCCCCTCAGAAACGTTGTCGTTTGCGGTGGCGTCTTGTCTTCACCGATGGTTGGGAGGCGTGCTGAATTGCGCCACGGTGCGTGTGTGGACTGCGGAGTGGGCGGCGCGGAGGTGGCGCGGCACGTGGCGCGGCGTGCAGCGTTCCGGCGTTCCCGTGTGCCCTTGCTCCGACGCTAATGGCTCTATCGAATTGGAATTTGTGAAGTGGATCTTTGAAAGCAAATATCTTTCGGAAAATTCCAAATACAATAATGAAATGCCCTAATTACCTCGAGTAATAAATTGAAATGCATTcgctttttcaaataaaaatctaaaatatcatTATTTGATTATGTCAGTCTCAAATAATGATGAAATTTCAGCAACTCATCGTTAacattttttgtcatttattttttattttttatttcctttttttctttttgtttccttattttcttttttttttaataatttgttttctttttgaagttttaacattttcttcttttttgagttttcaatggaaagaaaattagaaaaaagtaaataatgaaaatgcccttgatcAACTAATGATGTCAAAAACTTTCTTTAAAATTGATACGACACTTCGTATTCTTATTAggaattttctcaatatcttttGTAACATATAATCCGTGCATACAgaaagaattatcaaaaaagccTTACTTAATAATGATTACACTAATGATATGTGAATCGAGGAAGGATAATGCatgcaaataaaaaggaaaagaccaCAATAGTTGTTTTATAATGAGTGGTCACAAGGAACCACGTAGACCCCGAATCTAGGAACGCTAAAGCAATGCTCACATCGAAAAAATTAATGTTACTTCTCTAAGCAATc
The sequence above is drawn from the Eucalyptus grandis isolate ANBG69807.140 chromosome 11, ASM1654582v1, whole genome shotgun sequence genome and encodes:
- the LOC104426502 gene encoding uncharacterized protein LOC104426502 — encoded protein: MGDSSSSYIRMVHHLIEECILFKMSKEECMEALSKHANIEPVITSTVWKELEKENKEFFEAYARSMREEERGSRAETRQRIQKMLSDASKLHDTQHR